TTTGAACGTGATCGTGATCGCATCATTCATACTAATGCATTTAGGCGTTTACAGTATAAAACTCAGGTTTTTATTAATCATGAAGGAGATCATTATAGAAATAGATTAACTCATTCTCTAGAGGTTTCAACTGTTGCACGTTCGGTTGCTAATACTTTAAATTTATCAAGTGACTTAGCTGAAACAATAGCACTTGCTCACGATCTTGGTCATACGCCTTTTGGTCATGTGGGAGAGAGAGCTTTAAACGCTTGTATGAGCGAGTATAATGGCTTTTCCCATAATGCTCAATCTTTAAAGATACTAACACTACTTGAAAAAAGATATGTGGCTTATAACGGAGTGAATTTAACATGGGAAGTTTTAGAAGGAATTGTAAAACATAACGGGCCTATAACTGGTGAGATAAATGAATATATAGCAGAGTATAATAAGCAAAATGATTTAGAGCTTGATACATATGCATCTGCAGAAGCACAAATAGCAGCACTTGCCGATGACATTAGTTATATTTCGCATGATTTGGAAGATAGTATCAATGCTAAAATTATTGATTTTAATAGTCTTGCTGAATTTAAATATATTGATCAGCATGTTTTTGAACTCAAGTCAAAATTTAAAAATATTAGCTCGTCATGTCTTATTTATGAGATAGTACGTAAGCTAATGCATGAATTGATAACCGATGTATTATGGAAAACAAAAGAAAATTTAAATAAAGAAAAAATTACTGATATAGATGAGATACGTAATTTGAATTATCAGCTAGTGGATTTTACGGAAAAAACTAATGAACGTATTAAGGAAATTAAAAAGTTTCTACATGAGCGAGTTTATAAAAGTAATAAAATTATGTCTATCAGCCTTAAATGTACTAAAATCATACAAGGTTTGTTTAAAGTTTATATGGATGATATTAATTTATTACCGGTTAATTGGAAAATGCTAATAGACTCTAATGAAATATATAGTAAAGCTAGAGTTATTGCCGATTATATAGCAGGTATGACAGATCGCTTTGCTATTCAGGAATATAATCAGCTTTGTTAGACTTTCTGCATAACTTGCTTTTAAGGGTATATTTTTGTAAGCCGATTCAGTGCTCAAGTCCTCATGTGCTAAGTATATGCTGCGGTTCGCAGCGAAGTGTCTCCTATATAAATTCTTCCTTATTAGATAGATTATGCAGGGAGTTTATTCTATACATTTTAATGAAATCTAAAATTATGAATATATTTAATCAGTTGAAACAAGACATAATTGCAGCAAGCCAGCAATTATATAATGATCAGGAAATAGCGAATATTGCTACTATTGAAATGTCGAAAGATAATTTTAACGGTGATTTATCAAGTAATATTGCAATGATCATTGCTGCTAAAGAAAACGTTCCTTCCCGTACGGTGGCCCTGAAGTTTAAAGAAATACTTATAACATTACCTTATATTGCGAGTATAGAAATAGCAGGACCGGGATTTATTAATTTTACTATAAAAGCTGAAAGTTGGCAGGTAGCAATAAAAAATATTCTACAGCATGAAGAAAAGTTTTTTGAAATTGATGTAGATCAGAACAAAAATATTAATATCGAGTATGTTTCGGCCAATCCCACTGGTCCAATGCATATAGGTCATGCTAGAGGAGCAGTATACGGTGATGTGTTAGCAAGAATTTTGCAAAAGGTAGGTTACAATGTTACAAAAGAATATTATGTTAATGATGCAGGATCACAAATAAATGATTTAGCTAGTACAGTATTATTACGTTATAGAGAAGCTTTAGGCGAAAAAATTACTATCCCTGTCGGTTTGTATCCAGGAGAATATTTAATTCCGGTTGGGCAAGTTTTAGTGAAAGAATACGGTAATAAATTATTAGCGATGGATGAAGCGGAAAGGTTTAAAATAGTTAAAAATTTTGCTGTAAAAAAGATGCTTGATTTAAATAGAAAAGATTTAGAAGAGCTAGGTATTAAACATGATCTATTTTTCTCTGAACAGTCATTACATGATAAAGGTGCAATAGAGGCAATAGTTAAATTACTTACTAATATGGGGCTAATTTATGAAGGTACACTACCTGCTCCTAAAGGTAAAATTTATGAAAAATGGGATAACAGAGTTCAAAAATTATTTAAATCTACCAATTATGGTGATAGTCAAGATCGTCCTATAGAAAAAGCTGATGGAAGTTGGTCGTATTTTGCTTCCGATCTTGCATATGCTAAGGATAAAATAGATAGAGGAGCTAACCACTTAATTTATATACTTGGCGCTGATCATAGCGGATATGTTAAAAGAATTGAGGCAATAGTTAAAGCTCTAGGTAAAGAGCAGGTTAAAGTAGATGTTAAAATCTGTCAATTGGTCAATTTTGTTGAAAACGGTGTGCCGGTTAAAATGTCAAAACGTCTTGGAAGCTTTGCTAGTGTACAAGATGTAAATCATGAGGTGGGGAAAGATATAATAAGGTTTATGATGTTGACTAGACAAAATGATAAGCCGCTTGATTTTGATTTAGTAAAAGTAAAAGAACAATCACGAGAAAATCCTATCTTTTATGTACAATATGCACATGTGAGAACAATATCAATTTTATCAAAAGCCATGGAACTAATGCCGGAATCTTATAGTGCTTTTGAAGCCGGTATATATGATTTATCATTATTATCATCAGAAGAAGAAATTGAGATCATAAAACTTTTATCTGCATGGACAAAAACATTAGAAGCATCTACAAAATATTTTGAACCGCATCGTATAGCATTTTATTTAATAAATTTAGCTTCAAAATTTCATTCTATATGGAATTTTGGTAAAGAAAATAGTGACTATAGATTTGTAATTGGAAACAATAAAGAATTAACTACCGCTCGTCTTGCTCTTGCTAAAGCTATACAAAAAGTTATAGCTAGTGGTCTTGAAGTGATAGGTATAGAACCAATGAAAAAAATGTAATTATTATAAAACGTTAGTACTAAACTTGCTATTGTCATTCCCGCTTTTGCGGGAATGACGGCCAGAGTATTTTATTTATGATCAATAGTATTGTTGTTAAAATATGTCTAAGGTGTTTAATATGTATATCTGCTATCTATTTTGCTTATCAATATTATCAGAATAGTAAGCCGGTAATTACTATTTATCCTGATGAGCTGCTCACCAAAATAAAACCGTCTATAATAGAAAATCACCAAATAGCAGCAGTACATAGTACGATATATGAAAATCTTATTGCTAAAGATACAAATATTAAAACTGTAAAATTACTTCCTGATCCTGAGAAACCAATAAATATAGATTCTCGCAACCAAATTCAAAGCGATGAATCTTTTGATAAAATATCTAGCCTTATTACAGTAATAGAGCCAAGTAATAACTCCAAAAATGAAACAAATTTAAATATAATAAAGCTTGAAAAAGGAAGTAAAGATAAGGCTAGTAATGCTAAAAATTGTAAAAATAATGAAAGTTATAAAGTACAACTTGGTTCGGTAAAATCTGAAGCAGAAGCAATAAAGGAAGGGGAAAGAATAAAACAGAAATTCCCGAAAATTCTTAAAAATGTTGTTATCACAACCAAAAAAGTTAAATATGACGATGGCAAATTTTTCTATTTAATCTTAGCTGGTGATTATGATAGTTTTAGTCAAGCTAAAGCGGTTTGTAAGAAATTAGCTTATAACAAGCAGAGTTGTGTGTTAAAATGATGTTTTATTGTCATATCGTGGGTTTGACCACGGTATCTAGAAGTACAACTTAAAAATATTAATAATTTTAGTATTTTTAGCTGGATCATGAGCTCAAGTCGTGGGATGACAACAAAAAATCGAGCTATACAATAAAGTTTTCGCTAGAATGAAATAGTAAAAACAAATACTAAACATTTTATGAAAGAAGCTAAAATAGAAAATATTGATTTTGGTAATGCATTATCGGAGCGTTATCTTGCTTATGCATTATCAACAATTATGTCACGCTCGCTTCCTGACGTACGTGATGGACTTAAGCCTGTACATCGTAGGCTATTATACGCAATGCTACAGTTAAGGCTTGAGCCGAATTCCGGCTATAAGAAATGTGCAAGAGTAGTTGGTGACGTGATCGGTAAATATCACCCACACGGTGATGGTGCAGTATATGATACTTTAGTGCGTCTTGCTCAGCATTTTTCATTACGTTATCCTTTAATTGACGGACAGGGCAACTTCGGTTCTATAGACGGTGATAATGCAGCAGCTATGCGTTATACCGAATCACGTATGACTGAAATATGTATGTTATTAATGGATGATATTGATAAAGATACGGTAGATTTTCGCCCTACTTATGATGATTCCGATTTAGAACCGGTAATAATGCCGGCAAGTTTTCCGAACTTGCTAGCTAATGGTTCTGAAGGGATAGCAGTCGGTATGGCAACCAATATACCGCCGCATAATTTATATGAGTTATGTGATGCTCTAATACATTTAATCGACCATCCAAAAGCTGAAATTAGTGATATAATGCACTTTATTAAAGGGCCTGATTTTCCAACTGGTGGCATAATTATTGATAAAGCTGAAGTTATTAATACTGCATATAGTACGGGACGTGGTAGTCTTAGAGTGAGAAGCAGATGGGTAAAAGAGGAGTTAAGTTACGGTACATATCAGATAGTTGTAACCGAAATACCTTATCAAGTGCAGAAATCAAAACTCATAGAACAAATAGCAATATTACTAAAGGATAAAAAAATCCCGCTTGTTAGTAATATTAGAGATGAATCAACCGATGTTATCAGGTTGGTTATAGAGCCAAGAGATCGTAGTTGTGATCCGCAGATAGTGATGGAATCTCTATTCAAGCTAACGAATTTGGAAAGCAGAATTCAACTAAATATGAATGTAATAGGAAGTAATAACATACCGAGAGTAATGAATGTTTTAGAGATTTTACAAGAGTTTCTAGATCATAGACAAAATATTGTTACTCGCAGGTCAACTTATCTTTTAAATAAAATCAAACATCGTTTAGAAATTCTAGAAGGGCTTAGAATAACTTATCTAAATCTTGATGAAATCATTAAAATTATTCGTGAAGAAGATGAGTCGAAAGTGATAATGATGGAGCGGTTTAAGCTAACTGAAATACAGGTAGAGGCAATATTAAATACCCGTCTTCGTTCGCTTCACAGGCTTGAAGAGCAGGAAATTATTAATGAATATAGTAGTTTACAAAAACAGCAAGTCATATTAGACGAGATTTTAAATAATCCTAAAGAATTATGGACAGTAGTGAAAAAAGAAATAAAGACAGTACAGACAAAATTTGGATTAAATACAGTAATAGGAGCAAGGCGGACCTACTTTGAAGAAGTAACGCTTACAAATCAAGTAGTTGATATAACGGCTTTCATTACTAAAGAACCAATTACTATTATCTGCTCAAAAATGGGGTGGGTACGTTCATTAAAAGGCCATAATACTGATTTATCAAATATAAAATATAAAGAAGGTGACGCAGAAAAATTTATTTTAGAAGCTTATACGACTGATAAAATATTAATAGTTAGTTCGGAAGGGAAGTTTTTTACATTGCTTGCTGATAATATTTCTAAAGGTAAAGGAACGGGTGAATCTATAAAGTTACTTGTGGATATAGGGAATAATGATATTATTAATATTTTAGTCTATAAACCTGATCAGCTTTTATTACTTGCAAGTAGCATAGGTAAGGGATTTTTAGTTAATTCAAATGACGTGATGGCTCAAACAAAAGCAGGCAAGCAAATTATGAACATACCAAACGGACATATATGCATTACTTGCTTGCCTGCAAATGGAGATAGTGTTGCTTGCATTGGTGAGAACCGAAAATTGCTTGTGTTTAATATAGATGAAATACCTGAAATGAAAAAAGGACAAGGCGTCATGTTACAAAAATTTAAAAATGCAAAGCTTCTAGATATTAAAATATTTAATAAAGAAGATGGCTTAGGCTGGAATAATAATGGCAAAGTAAAGCTCGAGAAAAATATTATTGCCTTTTTAGGGAAAAGAGGTGGTACAGGTAAATTACCACCTATGGGTTTCCCTAAAAATAATAGGTTTTCATTATAATTGTAATAAAGATTGAGTATATATAAGAAACCAACCATATTTTATATGGTTTTATACAAGCGAATTATTTACAAATTTGCTCATACCAGTCTGTATATTAAAAGTTTTTGTAAGCTTTTAATTTCATCTTTTAGTTCAAATTAATAGATGTTAATCTACACGCCTATAACATCAACTTAATCATCCTGATGACCTTCCTTTGGCGAAAAATCTTCATGATATTTATTATTACTGAAAAAGTTATAAACACTAGTTAAGAACTTTTACTACCCTTGAAAGATTGAATTAGTCTTCTCTAATTGTATCTATCAAAGGTTTCCGATGGCGGGTAGCGCTGTGCTGGTATATTTTATTGCATCAAAATTGCTTATAACGTGGTGGTGGTTGGGCTTGAAATTTTTTTATCCTCATTAAATGAGGGATTGCTGTAATATATTTATCTATAATATTACTTATTTTCATAATGTTTTTAAATACATTTAATATAGGAAAAAATTTT
The sequence above is a segment of the Rickettsia sp. Oklahoma-10 genome. Coding sequences within it:
- a CDS encoding deoxyguanosinetriphosphate triphosphohydrolase; translation: MLASYASNPLKSRGRLYKEIPTSYRNEFERDRDRIIHTNAFRRLQYKTQVFINHEGDHYRNRLTHSLEVSTVARSVANTLNLSSDLAETIALAHDLGHTPFGHVGERALNACMSEYNGFSHNAQSLKILTLLEKRYVAYNGVNLTWEVLEGIVKHNGPITGEINEYIAEYNKQNDLELDTYASAEAQIAALADDISYISHDLEDSINAKIIDFNSLAEFKYIDQHVFELKSKFKNISSSCLIYEIVRKLMHELITDVLWKTKENLNKEKITDIDEIRNLNYQLVDFTEKTNERIKEIKKFLHERVYKSNKIMSISLKCTKIIQGLFKVYMDDINLLPVNWKMLIDSNEIYSKARVIADYIAGMTDRFAIQEYNQLC
- the argS gene encoding arginine--tRNA ligase, with amino-acid sequence MNIFNQLKQDIIAASQQLYNDQEIANIATIEMSKDNFNGDLSSNIAMIIAAKENVPSRTVALKFKEILITLPYIASIEIAGPGFINFTIKAESWQVAIKNILQHEEKFFEIDVDQNKNINIEYVSANPTGPMHIGHARGAVYGDVLARILQKVGYNVTKEYYVNDAGSQINDLASTVLLRYREALGEKITIPVGLYPGEYLIPVGQVLVKEYGNKLLAMDEAERFKIVKNFAVKKMLDLNRKDLEELGIKHDLFFSEQSLHDKGAIEAIVKLLTNMGLIYEGTLPAPKGKIYEKWDNRVQKLFKSTNYGDSQDRPIEKADGSWSYFASDLAYAKDKIDRGANHLIYILGADHSGYVKRIEAIVKALGKEQVKVDVKICQLVNFVENGVPVKMSKRLGSFASVQDVNHEVGKDIIRFMMLTRQNDKPLDFDLVKVKEQSRENPIFYVQYAHVRTISILSKAMELMPESYSAFEAGIYDLSLLSSEEEIEIIKLLSAWTKTLEASTKYFEPHRIAFYLINLASKFHSIWNFGKENSDYRFVIGNNKELTTARLALAKAIQKVIASGLEVIGIEPMKKM
- the parC gene encoding DNA topoisomerase IV subunit A, which gives rise to MKEAKIENIDFGNALSERYLAYALSTIMSRSLPDVRDGLKPVHRRLLYAMLQLRLEPNSGYKKCARVVGDVIGKYHPHGDGAVYDTLVRLAQHFSLRYPLIDGQGNFGSIDGDNAAAMRYTESRMTEICMLLMDDIDKDTVDFRPTYDDSDLEPVIMPASFPNLLANGSEGIAVGMATNIPPHNLYELCDALIHLIDHPKAEISDIMHFIKGPDFPTGGIIIDKAEVINTAYSTGRGSLRVRSRWVKEELSYGTYQIVVTEIPYQVQKSKLIEQIAILLKDKKIPLVSNIRDESTDVIRLVIEPRDRSCDPQIVMESLFKLTNLESRIQLNMNVIGSNNIPRVMNVLEILQEFLDHRQNIVTRRSTYLLNKIKHRLEILEGLRITYLNLDEIIKIIREEDESKVIMMERFKLTEIQVEAILNTRLRSLHRLEEQEIINEYSSLQKQQVILDEILNNPKELWTVVKKEIKTVQTKFGLNTVIGARRTYFEEVTLTNQVVDITAFITKEPITIICSKMGWVRSLKGHNTDLSNIKYKEGDAEKFILEAYTTDKILIVSSEGKFFTLLADNISKGKGTGESIKLLVDIGNNDIINILVYKPDQLLLLASSIGKGFLVNSNDVMAQTKAGKQIMNIPNGHICITCLPANGDSVACIGENRKLLVFNIDEIPEMKKGQGVMLQKFKNAKLLDIKIFNKEDGLGWNNNGKVKLEKNIIAFLGKRGGTGKLPPMGFPKNNRFSL
- a CDS encoding SPOR domain-containing protein, giving the protein MINSIVVKICLRCLICISAIYFAYQYYQNSKPVITIYPDELLTKIKPSIIENHQIAAVHSTIYENLIAKDTNIKTVKLLPDPEKPINIDSRNQIQSDESFDKISSLITVIEPSNNSKNETNLNIIKLEKGSKDKASNAKNCKNNESYKVQLGSVKSEAEAIKEGERIKQKFPKILKNVVITTKKVKYDDGKFFYLILAGDYDSFSQAKAVCKKLAYNKQSCVLK